In the Phaseolus vulgaris cultivar G19833 chromosome 7, P. vulgaris v2.0, whole genome shotgun sequence genome, one interval contains:
- the LOC137829327 gene encoding uncharacterized protein, giving the protein MDAYTTHMSLYTSDDAVLCRVFPTSLKGAALSWFTKLSPNSIDSFATLVAKFETQFATSRLHHLTSIALEGIRQEKGESLRIFVDRFSKVAMSIQNLSPDVAMHHMLTVLRPGPFADNLCMQPVDSLDELRKRAAKYMQLEELREFRNQEKKVR; this is encoded by the coding sequence ATGGACGCCTACACCACCCATATGAGTCTTTACACCTCGGACGACGCCGTCTTGTGCCGAGTGTTCCCCACATCCTTGAAAGGTGCAGCCCTTagttggttcaccaagctcTCACCCAACTCCATCGACAGCTTTGCCACGCTCGTCGCAAAGTTCGAAACGCAATTCGCGACCAGCCGATTGCACCATCTGACCTCCATCGCTCTAGAAGGCATTCGCCAAGAGAAGGGAGAGTCGCTGAGAATCTTCGTGGATAGGTTCAGTAAAGTGGCGATGAGCATCCAGAATTTGAGTCCGGACGTCgccatgcaccacatgctgacgGTCCTGCGCCCGGGGCCCTTTGCCGACAACCTGTGCATGCAGCCGGTCGACAGCCTGGACGAGCTGAGAAAGAGAGCTGCTAAGTACATGCAGCTGGAAGAGCTAAGAGAATTCCGTAACCAGGAAAAGAAGGTTCGTTAG